A single region of the Pan troglodytes isolate AG18354 chromosome 18, NHGRI_mPanTro3-v2.0_pri, whole genome shotgun sequence genome encodes:
- the CCP110 gene encoding centriolar coiled-coil protein of 110 kDa isoform X2, with translation MEEYEKFCEKSLARIQEASLSTESFLPAQSESISLIRFHGVAILSPLLNIEKRKEMQQEKQKALDVEARKQVNRKKALLTRVQEILDNVQVRKAPNASDFDQWEMETVYSNSEVRNLNVPATFPNSFPSHTEHSTAAKLDKIAGILPLDNEDQCKTNGIDLARDSEGFNSPKQCDSSNISHVENEAFPKTSSATPQETLISDGLFSVNEQQDLPLLAEVIPDPYVMSLQNLMKKSKEYIEREQSRRSLRGSMNRIVNESHLDKEHDAVKVADCVKEKAQLTGKHCVSVIPDKPSLNKSNVLLQGASTQASSMSMPVLASFSKADIPIRTGHPTVLESNSDFKVIPTFVTENNVIKSLTGSYAKLPSPEPSMSPKMHRRRSRTSSACHILINNPINACELSPKGKEQAVDLIVQDTDENTNVPEIMPKLPTDLVGVCSSKVYVGKNTSEVKEDVVLGKSNQVCQSSGNHLENKVTHGLVTVEGQLTSDERGAHIMNSTCAAMPKLHEPYASSQCIASPNFGTVSGLKPASVLEKNCSLQTELNKSYDVKNPSPLLMQNQNTRQQMDTPMVSCGNEQFLDNSFEKVKRRLDLDIDGLQKENCPYVITSGITEQERQHLPEKRYPKGSVFVNKNKMLGTSSKESEELLKSKMLAFEEMRKRLEEQHAQQLSLLIAEQEREQERLQKEIEEQEKMLKEKKAMTAEASELDINNAVELEWRKISDSSLLETMLSQVDSLHTSNSNSSGFTNSALQYSFVSANEAPFYLWGSSTSGLTKLSVARPFGRAKTRWSQVFSLEIQAKFNKITAVAKGFLTRRLMQTDKLKQLRQTVKDTMEFIRSFQSEAPLKRGIVSAQDASLQERVLAQLRAALYGIHDIFFVMDAAERMSILHHDREVRKEKMLRQMDKMKSPRVALSAATQKSLDRKKYMKAAEMGMPNKKFLVKQNPSETRVLQPNQGQNAPVHRLLSRQGSICRKNPKKAAKCCDNLRRQHSLG, from the exons ATGGAGGAGTATGAGaagttctgtgaaaaaagtctTGCCAGAATACAAGAAGCATCACTATCCACAGAGAGCTTTCTCCCTGCTCAGTCTGAAAGTATCTCACTTATTCGCTTTCATGGAGTGGCTATCCTTTCTCCACTG CTTAAcattgagaaaagaaaggaaatgcaaCAAGAAAAGCAGAAAGCACTTGATGTAGAAGCAAGAAAGCAGGTTAACAGGAAGAAAGCTTTACTGACTCGTGTCCAGGAGATTCTTGACAATGTTCAG GTTAGAAAAGCACCTAATGCCAGTGATTTTGATCAGTGGGAGATGGAAACAGTTTACTCTAATTCAGAAGTCAGAAACTTGAATGTTCCTGCTACATTTCCAAATAGCTTTCCAAGCCATACGGAACACTCTACTGCAGCAAAGCTTGATAAGATAGCTGGGATTTTGCCATTGGATAATGAGGACCAATGTAAAACTAATGGAATAGACTTAGCTAGAGATTCAGAAGGATTTAATTCTCCGAAGCAATGTGATAGTTCCAATATTAGTCATGTAGAAAATGAAGCTTTTCCAAAGACCTCTTCAGCAACCCCACAAGAAACTCTTATTTCTGATGGTCTCTTCTCAGTAAATGAACAACAGGATCTACCACTTTTGGCAGAAGTCATCCCAGATCCCTATGTAATGAGTCTTCAGAATCTGATGAAAAAGTCAAAGGAATATATAGAAAGAGAACAATCTAGACGCAGTCTGAGAGGTAGTATGAACAGAATTGTTAATGAGAGTCATTTAGACAAAGAACATGATGCTGTTAAAGTGGCTGACTGTGTAAAAGAGAAAGCCCAGTTGACAGGCAAACACTGTGTCTCAGTTATTCCTGACAAACCAAGCCTTAATAAATCAAATGTTCTTCTCCAAGGTGCTTCCACTCAAGCAAGCAGCATGAGTATGCCAGTTTTAGCTAGCTTTTCGAAAGCGGACATACCTATACGAACTGGCCATCCCACTGTTCTAGAGTCTAATTCTGATTTTAAAGTTATTCCCACTTTTGTTACCGAAAATAATGTTATCAAAAGTCTTACAGGTTCATATGCCAAATTACCTAGTCCAGAGCCAAGTATGAGTCCTAAAATGCACCGAAGACGTTCCAGGACATCATCAGCATGTCATATACTTATAAATAACCCAATAAATGCCTGTGAATTAAGCCCTAAAGGAAAAGAACAGGCAGTGGACTTAATTGTTCAAGATACTGATGAAAACACAAATGTGCCCGAAATTATGCCAAAGTTACCAACTGATTTAGTGGGAGTTTGTTCAAGCAAGGTTTATGTGGGCAAAAATACATCTGAAGTCAAAGAAGATGTGGTTTTAGGTAAATCAAATCAGGTATGTCAATCTTCAGGaaatcatttagaaaataaagttactCATGGACTTGTTACTGTGGAAGGTCAGTTAACATCCGATGAGAGAGGCGCACACATAATGAACAGTACCTGTGCTGCGATGCCAAAGCTGCATGAACCATATGCCAGCAGTCAGTGCATAGCAAGTCCAAACTTTGGAACTGTGAGTGGACTCAAGCCAGCCAGTGTGTTAGAGAAAAACTGCAGTTTGCAAACGGAACTGAATAAGTCTTATGATGTAAAAAACCCTTCTCCTTTATTGATGCAAAACCAGAATACGAGGCAGCAGATGGACACACCTATGGTGTCCTGTGGAAATGAACAATTTTTGGATAACAGTTTTGAGAAAGTTAAACGGAGACTTGATTTAGATATTGATGGTTTGCAAAAAGAAAACTGCCCTTATGTCATAACAAGTGGAATAACTGAACAAGAAAGGCAACATTTGCCAGAAAAAAGATACCCTAAGGGATCTGTCTTCGTTAACAAGAATAAAATGTTAGGAACTAGTTCCAAAG AAAGCGAGGAGTTACTAAAAAGCAAGATGTTAGCTTTTGAAGAAATGCGGAAGAGACTAGAAGAACAGCACGCCCAGCAATTATCACTACTCATAGCTGAGCAGGAAAGGGAACAAGAAAGACTGCAAAAG GAAATAGAAGAGCaggagaaaatgttaaaagaGAAGAAGGCAATGACAGCGGAAGCCTCTGAGTTGGACATTAACAATGCAGTGGAAttagaatggagaaaaataagtgaCTCTAGTTTGCTGGAAACAATGCTGTCTCAAGTGGACTCACTCCATACTTCAAATTCAAATagttctg GTTTCACAAATTCTGCCCTGCAATATAGCTTTGTTTCTGCAAACGAAGCACCATTCTACCTCTGGGGATCATCAACTAGTGGCTTGACCAAACTCTCAGTAGCAAGGCCTTTTGGAAGAGCCAAAACTAGATGGTCTCAA GTTTTTAGTCTGGAAATACAagcaaaatttaacaaaataactgCAGTGGCAAAAGGATTTCTTACTCGTAGACTTATGCAGACAGATAAGCTGAAGCAACTTCGACAAACTGTAAAA GATACTATGGAATTCATAAGAAGTTTTCAGTCAGAAGCACCATTAAAGAGAGGCATTGTTTCAGCTCAAGATGCTTCACTTCAGGAAAGAGTGTTAGCTCAG TTGCGAGCTGCCTTGTACGGTATTCATGACATATTCTTTGTAATGGATGCAGCTGAAAGAATGTCTATTCTACATCATGATCGAGAAGTTCGCAAAGAGAAAATGCTCAGGCAAATG GATAAAATGAAAAGTCCACGAGTGGCTCTTTCAGCTGCAACACAGAAGTCTCTTGATAGGAAGAAATACATGAA AGCTGCTGAAATGGGAATGCCAAATAAGAAATTTCTGGTTAAACAAAATCCTTCTGAAACAAG AGTCCTTCAGCCAAACCAAGGACAGAATGCACCTGTTCATAGGCTACTTAGTAGACAAGG GAGTATATGCAGGAAAAATCCAAAGAAAGCGGCCAAATGTTGCGACAATTTAAGAAGACAACATTCATTAGGATAA
- the CCP110 gene encoding centriolar coiled-coil protein of 110 kDa isoform X6, with product MEEYEKFCEKSLARIQEASLSTESFLPAQSESISLIRFHGVAILSPLLNIEKRKEMQQEKQKALDVEARKQVNRKKALLTRVQEILDNVQVRKAPNASDFDQWEMETVYSNSEVRNLNVPATFPNSFPSHTEHSTAAKLDKIAGILPLDNEDQCKTNGIDLARDSEGFNSPKQCDSSNISHVENEAFPKTSSATPQETLISDGLFSVNEQQDLPLLAEVIPDPYVMSLQNLMKKSKEYIEREQSRRSLRGSMNRIVNESHLDKEHDAVKVADCVKEKAQLTGKHCVSVIPDKPSLNKSNVLLQGASTQASSMSMPVLASFSKADIPIRTGHPTVLESNSDFKVIPTFVTENNVIKSLTGSYAKLPSPEPSMSPKMHRRRSRTSSACHILINNPINACELSPKGKEQAVDLIVQDTDENTNVPEIMPKLPTDLVGVCSSKVYVGKNTSEVKEDVVLGKSNQVCQSSGNHLENKVTHGLVTVEGQLTSDERGAHIMNSTCAAMPKLHEPYASSQCIASPNFGTVSGLKPASVLEKNCSLQTELNKSYDVKNPSPLLMQNQNTRQQMDTPMVSCGNEQFLDNSFEKVKRRLDLDIDGLQKENCPYVITSGITEQERQHLPEKRYPKGSVFVNKNKMLGTSSKESEELLKSKMLAFEEMRKRLEEQHAQQLSLLIAEQEREQERLQKEIEEQEKMLKEKKAMTAEASELDINNAVELEWRKISDSSLLETMLSQVDSLHTSNSNSSGFTNSALQYSFVSANEAPFYLWGSSTSGLTKLSVARPFGRAKTRWSQVFSLEIQAKFNKITAVAKGFLTRRLMQTDKLKQLRQTVKDTMEFIRSFQSEAPLKRGIVSAQDASLQERVLAQLRAALYGIHDIFFVMDAAERMSILHHDREVRKEKMLRQMDKMKSPRVALSAATQKSLDRKKYMKVLQPNQGQNAPVHRLLSRQGSICRKNPKKAAKCCDNLRRQHSLG from the exons ATGGAGGAGTATGAGaagttctgtgaaaaaagtctTGCCAGAATACAAGAAGCATCACTATCCACAGAGAGCTTTCTCCCTGCTCAGTCTGAAAGTATCTCACTTATTCGCTTTCATGGAGTGGCTATCCTTTCTCCACTG CTTAAcattgagaaaagaaaggaaatgcaaCAAGAAAAGCAGAAAGCACTTGATGTAGAAGCAAGAAAGCAGGTTAACAGGAAGAAAGCTTTACTGACTCGTGTCCAGGAGATTCTTGACAATGTTCAG GTTAGAAAAGCACCTAATGCCAGTGATTTTGATCAGTGGGAGATGGAAACAGTTTACTCTAATTCAGAAGTCAGAAACTTGAATGTTCCTGCTACATTTCCAAATAGCTTTCCAAGCCATACGGAACACTCTACTGCAGCAAAGCTTGATAAGATAGCTGGGATTTTGCCATTGGATAATGAGGACCAATGTAAAACTAATGGAATAGACTTAGCTAGAGATTCAGAAGGATTTAATTCTCCGAAGCAATGTGATAGTTCCAATATTAGTCATGTAGAAAATGAAGCTTTTCCAAAGACCTCTTCAGCAACCCCACAAGAAACTCTTATTTCTGATGGTCTCTTCTCAGTAAATGAACAACAGGATCTACCACTTTTGGCAGAAGTCATCCCAGATCCCTATGTAATGAGTCTTCAGAATCTGATGAAAAAGTCAAAGGAATATATAGAAAGAGAACAATCTAGACGCAGTCTGAGAGGTAGTATGAACAGAATTGTTAATGAGAGTCATTTAGACAAAGAACATGATGCTGTTAAAGTGGCTGACTGTGTAAAAGAGAAAGCCCAGTTGACAGGCAAACACTGTGTCTCAGTTATTCCTGACAAACCAAGCCTTAATAAATCAAATGTTCTTCTCCAAGGTGCTTCCACTCAAGCAAGCAGCATGAGTATGCCAGTTTTAGCTAGCTTTTCGAAAGCGGACATACCTATACGAACTGGCCATCCCACTGTTCTAGAGTCTAATTCTGATTTTAAAGTTATTCCCACTTTTGTTACCGAAAATAATGTTATCAAAAGTCTTACAGGTTCATATGCCAAATTACCTAGTCCAGAGCCAAGTATGAGTCCTAAAATGCACCGAAGACGTTCCAGGACATCATCAGCATGTCATATACTTATAAATAACCCAATAAATGCCTGTGAATTAAGCCCTAAAGGAAAAGAACAGGCAGTGGACTTAATTGTTCAAGATACTGATGAAAACACAAATGTGCCCGAAATTATGCCAAAGTTACCAACTGATTTAGTGGGAGTTTGTTCAAGCAAGGTTTATGTGGGCAAAAATACATCTGAAGTCAAAGAAGATGTGGTTTTAGGTAAATCAAATCAGGTATGTCAATCTTCAGGaaatcatttagaaaataaagttactCATGGACTTGTTACTGTGGAAGGTCAGTTAACATCCGATGAGAGAGGCGCACACATAATGAACAGTACCTGTGCTGCGATGCCAAAGCTGCATGAACCATATGCCAGCAGTCAGTGCATAGCAAGTCCAAACTTTGGAACTGTGAGTGGACTCAAGCCAGCCAGTGTGTTAGAGAAAAACTGCAGTTTGCAAACGGAACTGAATAAGTCTTATGATGTAAAAAACCCTTCTCCTTTATTGATGCAAAACCAGAATACGAGGCAGCAGATGGACACACCTATGGTGTCCTGTGGAAATGAACAATTTTTGGATAACAGTTTTGAGAAAGTTAAACGGAGACTTGATTTAGATATTGATGGTTTGCAAAAAGAAAACTGCCCTTATGTCATAACAAGTGGAATAACTGAACAAGAAAGGCAACATTTGCCAGAAAAAAGATACCCTAAGGGATCTGTCTTCGTTAACAAGAATAAAATGTTAGGAACTAGTTCCAAAG AAAGCGAGGAGTTACTAAAAAGCAAGATGTTAGCTTTTGAAGAAATGCGGAAGAGACTAGAAGAACAGCACGCCCAGCAATTATCACTACTCATAGCTGAGCAGGAAAGGGAACAAGAAAGACTGCAAAAG GAAATAGAAGAGCaggagaaaatgttaaaagaGAAGAAGGCAATGACAGCGGAAGCCTCTGAGTTGGACATTAACAATGCAGTGGAAttagaatggagaaaaataagtgaCTCTAGTTTGCTGGAAACAATGCTGTCTCAAGTGGACTCACTCCATACTTCAAATTCAAATagttctg GTTTCACAAATTCTGCCCTGCAATATAGCTTTGTTTCTGCAAACGAAGCACCATTCTACCTCTGGGGATCATCAACTAGTGGCTTGACCAAACTCTCAGTAGCAAGGCCTTTTGGAAGAGCCAAAACTAGATGGTCTCAA GTTTTTAGTCTGGAAATACAagcaaaatttaacaaaataactgCAGTGGCAAAAGGATTTCTTACTCGTAGACTTATGCAGACAGATAAGCTGAAGCAACTTCGACAAACTGTAAAA GATACTATGGAATTCATAAGAAGTTTTCAGTCAGAAGCACCATTAAAGAGAGGCATTGTTTCAGCTCAAGATGCTTCACTTCAGGAAAGAGTGTTAGCTCAG TTGCGAGCTGCCTTGTACGGTATTCATGACATATTCTTTGTAATGGATGCAGCTGAAAGAATGTCTATTCTACATCATGATCGAGAAGTTCGCAAAGAGAAAATGCTCAGGCAAATG GATAAAATGAAAAGTCCACGAGTGGCTCTTTCAGCTGCAACACAGAAGTCTCTTGATAGGAAGAAATACATGAA AGTCCTTCAGCCAAACCAAGGACAGAATGCACCTGTTCATAGGCTACTTAGTAGACAAGG GAGTATATGCAGGAAAAATCCAAAGAAAGCGGCCAAATGTTGCGACAATTTAAGAAGACAACATTCATTAGGATAA
- the CCP110 gene encoding centriolar coiled-coil protein of 110 kDa isoform X4 — protein MEEYEKFCEKSLARIQEASLSTESFLPAQSESISLIRFHGVAILSPLLNIEKRKEMQQEKQKALDVEARKQVNRKKALLTRVQEILDNVQVRKAPNASDFDQWEMETVYSNSEVRNLNVPATFPNSFPSHTEHSTAAKLDKIAGILPLDNEDQCKTNGIDLARDSEGFNSPKQCDSSNISHVENEAFPKTSSATPQETLISDGLFSVNEQQDLPLLAEVIPDPYVMSLQNLMKKSKEYIEREQSRRSLRGSMNRIVNESHLDKEHDAVKVADCVKEKAQLTGKHCVSVIPDKPSLNKSNVLLQGASTQASSMSMPVLASFSKADIPIRTGHPTVLESNSDFKVIPTFVTENNVIKSLTGSYAKLPSPEPSMSPKMHRRRSRTSSACHILINNPINACELSPKGKEQAVDLIVQDTDENTNVPEIMPKLPTDLVGVCSSKVYVGKNTSEVKEDVVLGKSNQVCQSSGNHLENKVTHGLVTVEGQLTSDERGAHIMNSTCAAMPKLHEPYASSQCIASPNFGTVSGLKPASVLEKNCSLQTELNKSYDVKNPSPLLMQNQNTRQQMDTPMVSCGNEQFLDNSFEKVKRRLDLDIDGLQKENCPYVITSGITEQERQHLPEKRYPKGSVFVNKNKMLGTSSKESEELLKSKMLAFEEMRKRLEEQHAQQLSLLIAEQEREQERLQKEIEEQEKMLKEKKAMTAEASELDINNAVELEWRKISDSSLLETMLSQVDSLHTSNSNSSGFTNSALQYSFVSANEAPFYLWGSSTSGLTKLSVARPFGRAKTRWSQVFSLEIQAKFNKITAVAKGFLTRRLMQTDKLKQLRQTVKDTMEFIRSFQSEAPLKRGIVSAQDASLQERVLAQLRAALYGIHDIFFVMDAAERMSILHHDREVRKEKMLRQMEYMQEKSKESGQMLRQFKKTTFIRIKWGEGLLFMLFSLPKTLFNPGLRLHRQSDIGRLSTYLDHLVSLVIPAPHPYFPLNNTFG, from the exons ATGGAGGAGTATGAGaagttctgtgaaaaaagtctTGCCAGAATACAAGAAGCATCACTATCCACAGAGAGCTTTCTCCCTGCTCAGTCTGAAAGTATCTCACTTATTCGCTTTCATGGAGTGGCTATCCTTTCTCCACTG CTTAAcattgagaaaagaaaggaaatgcaaCAAGAAAAGCAGAAAGCACTTGATGTAGAAGCAAGAAAGCAGGTTAACAGGAAGAAAGCTTTACTGACTCGTGTCCAGGAGATTCTTGACAATGTTCAG GTTAGAAAAGCACCTAATGCCAGTGATTTTGATCAGTGGGAGATGGAAACAGTTTACTCTAATTCAGAAGTCAGAAACTTGAATGTTCCTGCTACATTTCCAAATAGCTTTCCAAGCCATACGGAACACTCTACTGCAGCAAAGCTTGATAAGATAGCTGGGATTTTGCCATTGGATAATGAGGACCAATGTAAAACTAATGGAATAGACTTAGCTAGAGATTCAGAAGGATTTAATTCTCCGAAGCAATGTGATAGTTCCAATATTAGTCATGTAGAAAATGAAGCTTTTCCAAAGACCTCTTCAGCAACCCCACAAGAAACTCTTATTTCTGATGGTCTCTTCTCAGTAAATGAACAACAGGATCTACCACTTTTGGCAGAAGTCATCCCAGATCCCTATGTAATGAGTCTTCAGAATCTGATGAAAAAGTCAAAGGAATATATAGAAAGAGAACAATCTAGACGCAGTCTGAGAGGTAGTATGAACAGAATTGTTAATGAGAGTCATTTAGACAAAGAACATGATGCTGTTAAAGTGGCTGACTGTGTAAAAGAGAAAGCCCAGTTGACAGGCAAACACTGTGTCTCAGTTATTCCTGACAAACCAAGCCTTAATAAATCAAATGTTCTTCTCCAAGGTGCTTCCACTCAAGCAAGCAGCATGAGTATGCCAGTTTTAGCTAGCTTTTCGAAAGCGGACATACCTATACGAACTGGCCATCCCACTGTTCTAGAGTCTAATTCTGATTTTAAAGTTATTCCCACTTTTGTTACCGAAAATAATGTTATCAAAAGTCTTACAGGTTCATATGCCAAATTACCTAGTCCAGAGCCAAGTATGAGTCCTAAAATGCACCGAAGACGTTCCAGGACATCATCAGCATGTCATATACTTATAAATAACCCAATAAATGCCTGTGAATTAAGCCCTAAAGGAAAAGAACAGGCAGTGGACTTAATTGTTCAAGATACTGATGAAAACACAAATGTGCCCGAAATTATGCCAAAGTTACCAACTGATTTAGTGGGAGTTTGTTCAAGCAAGGTTTATGTGGGCAAAAATACATCTGAAGTCAAAGAAGATGTGGTTTTAGGTAAATCAAATCAGGTATGTCAATCTTCAGGaaatcatttagaaaataaagttactCATGGACTTGTTACTGTGGAAGGTCAGTTAACATCCGATGAGAGAGGCGCACACATAATGAACAGTACCTGTGCTGCGATGCCAAAGCTGCATGAACCATATGCCAGCAGTCAGTGCATAGCAAGTCCAAACTTTGGAACTGTGAGTGGACTCAAGCCAGCCAGTGTGTTAGAGAAAAACTGCAGTTTGCAAACGGAACTGAATAAGTCTTATGATGTAAAAAACCCTTCTCCTTTATTGATGCAAAACCAGAATACGAGGCAGCAGATGGACACACCTATGGTGTCCTGTGGAAATGAACAATTTTTGGATAACAGTTTTGAGAAAGTTAAACGGAGACTTGATTTAGATATTGATGGTTTGCAAAAAGAAAACTGCCCTTATGTCATAACAAGTGGAATAACTGAACAAGAAAGGCAACATTTGCCAGAAAAAAGATACCCTAAGGGATCTGTCTTCGTTAACAAGAATAAAATGTTAGGAACTAGTTCCAAAG AAAGCGAGGAGTTACTAAAAAGCAAGATGTTAGCTTTTGAAGAAATGCGGAAGAGACTAGAAGAACAGCACGCCCAGCAATTATCACTACTCATAGCTGAGCAGGAAAGGGAACAAGAAAGACTGCAAAAG GAAATAGAAGAGCaggagaaaatgttaaaagaGAAGAAGGCAATGACAGCGGAAGCCTCTGAGTTGGACATTAACAATGCAGTGGAAttagaatggagaaaaataagtgaCTCTAGTTTGCTGGAAACAATGCTGTCTCAAGTGGACTCACTCCATACTTCAAATTCAAATagttctg GTTTCACAAATTCTGCCCTGCAATATAGCTTTGTTTCTGCAAACGAAGCACCATTCTACCTCTGGGGATCATCAACTAGTGGCTTGACCAAACTCTCAGTAGCAAGGCCTTTTGGAAGAGCCAAAACTAGATGGTCTCAA GTTTTTAGTCTGGAAATACAagcaaaatttaacaaaataactgCAGTGGCAAAAGGATTTCTTACTCGTAGACTTATGCAGACAGATAAGCTGAAGCAACTTCGACAAACTGTAAAA GATACTATGGAATTCATAAGAAGTTTTCAGTCAGAAGCACCATTAAAGAGAGGCATTGTTTCAGCTCAAGATGCTTCACTTCAGGAAAGAGTGTTAGCTCAG TTGCGAGCTGCCTTGTACGGTATTCATGACATATTCTTTGTAATGGATGCAGCTGAAAGAATGTCTATTCTACATCATGATCGAGAAGTTCGCAAAGAGAAAATGCTCAGGCAAATG GAGTATATGCAGGAAAAATCCAAAGAAAGCGGCCAAATGTTGCGACAATTTAAGAAGACAACATTCATTAGGATAAAATGGGGGGAAGGATTATTATTCATGTTATTTTCCCTGCCCAAGACTTTATTTAACCCTGGACTCCGTTTACACAGACAAAGTGACATCGGAAGGCTGAGCACTTATCTGGATCATTTGGTCAGTTTGGTAATTCCTGCTCCACATCCCTATTTTCCTCTTAATAATACGTTTGGGTGA